A single region of the Schizosaccharomyces osmophilus chromosome 3, complete sequence genome encodes:
- the pos5 gene encoding mitochondrial NADH kinase Pos5, giving the protein MLLRRQFQLAFAPIRLSQFCLSTRQQFRNIRNAGVCFQSTFTGTTIKSLPPRIIPVYQDCVSPQSVGGKANLKQLQWPLSPRNILILKKTMDLKVNQCFTRLVEHLQTIYPDLSLIVDKETAKAFPQYKLYSWDDEADLEKKVDIVITVGGDGTILHAASLFAKSGMPPILSFSLGTLGFLLPFDISDFQTAFADMYSSRSYVLMRMRLSLTMKRNTYDETSFIMNEMHIHRGLSPHMAVLKVFINDKFLTEAIADGIIISTPTGSTAYSLSSGGPIVHPSINALLLTPICPSSLSFRPVLFPDSFTISVETSEKSRVRPQLSVDGRLLGLTDIGQRIHICSKKDNGIPCVIRSHKEDDWMSDIVGLLRWNHPFDRKGW; this is encoded by the exons ATGCTTTTGCGCAGACAATTCCAATTGGCATTTGCTCCTATCCGGTTAAGTCAGTTTTGTCTCTCGACTAGGCAGCAATTTCGAAATATAAGAAATGCTGGAGTTTGCTTCCAGTCTACGTTCACGGGAACTACAATAAAGTCTTTACCTCCAAGAATCATACCAGTATACCAAG attGCGTCTCTCCTCAGTCAGTAggaggaaaagcaaatttgAAGCAATTACAATGGCCGCTGTCACCCAGAAATATTCTGATCCTAAAGAAAACTATGGATTTGAAGGTCAATCAGTGTTTCACGAGACTAGTTGAACACTTGCAGACCATTTATCCTGATTTATCTCTTATTGTAGATAAAGAAACTGCAAAGGCTTTTCCGCAGTATAAATTGTATAGCTGGGATGATGAGGCGGActtagaaaagaaggtaGATATCGTGATAACAGTTGGTGGAGATGGAACCATTTTACATGCCGCCTCTTTGTTTGCAAAATCAGGCATGCCACCTATATTATCATTTTCTCTAGGAACCTTGGGATTTCTTTTGCCTTTTGATATTTCGGACTTTCAAACGGCATTTGCAGACATGTATTCTTCACGCTCTTATGTATTAATGAGAATGCGATTATCTTTGActatgaaaagaaatacttATGATGAGACCAGTTTCATCATGAATGAAATGCATATTCATAGAGGTCTCTCTCCGCATATGGCTGTCTTGAAAGTATTCATTAACGATAAATTTCTAACTGAAGCAATTGCTGACGGGATAATAATATCCACTCCTACTGGATCAACTGCGTATTCCCTATCTTCTGGTGGACCGATTGTGCATCCATCTATTAATGCTCTCCTGCTTACACCCATTTGTCCGAgttctctttcttttcgacCTGTTTTATTCCCCGATTCTTTTACTATCAGTGTTGAAACATCAGAAAAGTCTCGTGTCCGACCCCAGCTTTCGGTCGATGGCCGTTTACTTGGGTTGACAGATATCGGGCAACGTATTCATATATGCAGCAAGAAAGATAATGGAATTCCTTGTGTTATTCGTAGCCATAAAGAAGACGATTGGATGAGTGATATCGTTGGACTTCTTCGCTGGAACCATCCTTTTGATCGTAAAGGATGGTAA
- the fas1 gene encoding fatty acid synthase beta subunit Fas1: protein MVETGYASPHVHQSVRSLALTYAHLCPSILIPSSQYLLAAQIRDEFQAKYVAPSADAIEKEGAELEFEHELHLIARFLGLVASKEEKSPDQYNQLLNTITLEFERTFLAGNEVHAVVHNVGLSVPAQKDVVCYYYRSRALTGRGMKFHGSALLNDPSAKLSAIFGGQGYEDYFDELAELYEVYAPFASELVQTLSKFLFSLVQNEQASKVYSKGLNVLDWLAGERPERDYLVTAPVSLPLVGLTQLVQFYVTAQILGLNPGELASRFTAATGHSQGVIVAAAVSASTDQQTFIENAKVALTTLFWIGVRSQQVFPTTTLPPSVVADSVANSEGNPSPMLAVRDLPLEILNKHIEITNTHLPEDRRVYLSLVNGPKSFVVSGPARSLYGLNLTLRKEKADGQNQARIPHSKRKLRFVNRFLSISVPFHNAYLAPTRSLLEKDLKGMEFSPLRFPVYSTDDAGDLRFEKPSNLLMALSVMITEKVVHWEQACNFPETTHIVDFGPGGVSGVGAFTRTNKDGQGVRVIVADAFDALDLGSKTELFDREVKSVKFAPNWVDLYKPKLIKNKLGRVYVETRLSKMLGLPPLWVAGMTPTSVPWDFCSAVAKAGYAYELAGGGYFSAKMMRDAIHELSLNIPPGAGICINLIYINPRSFAWQIPLVREMVAEGYPIRGITIAAGIPSLEVANELIETLGVEYICLKPGSIEAINAVINIAKANPTFPIVMQWTGGRAGGHHSFEDFHAPILQTYSSVRRCDNIVLVAGSGFGGADDTEPYLTGEWTTAFKLPAMPFDGIMFGSRLMVAKEAHTSLGAKEAIVAAPGVTDAEWEKTYDGPAGGIVTVMSELGEPIHKLATRGIMFWKELDNTIFALPRPKRVPALLAKKQYIIKRLNDDFQKVYFPARIVKRLSSEKLQFEAVDGVEEMTYAEVLYRTVDLLYVTKEKRWIDLSLRTFTGNLMRRIEERFTKELGKHTLIENFEDLNDPYPVVARFLEAYPEANNQIMNTQDVQFFFSLCSNPLQKPVPFIPAIDDTFEYYFKKDSLWQSEDLGAVVGEDVGRVAILQGPMAVRHSTKVNEPTKELLDGIHEAHIKRFIDLYYNGDVNKVPTVEYFGGVKPVNLPSSAVDSVSVTKNPGEEIYDLPEAGSLPSAKAWFELLAGKQVSWRRAIFTTQRVAQGWKLEQNPVRRILAPRPGQRVVLKGHGNDAVLEMYELQCGEHVLAVRLSFGNDTITVSMFENRNALKKNVSLDFLFKYDPSVGYAPVAEIIEGRNDRIKHFYWQLWFANEPYPESASIADTFTGVETTITANMIEDFCRTVGNHNEAYTNRANCKRMAPMDFAIVVGWQAITKAIFPKAIDGDLLRLVHLSNSFRMVGSPLVEGDKVTTAATITGIVNNDSGKTVTVKGVVYRDNKEVIEVISRFLYRGNFTDFENTFEHTQETPMQLTLATPKDVAVLQSKSWFQLLDPSQDLSGSVLTFRLNSYVRFKNQSVKSSVQTKGIVLSELPSKAIIQIASVDFQSVDCHGNPVIDFLNRNAKPIEQPLEFESGGYSVIQTTDEGYSPVFITPPTNSPYADVSGDYNPIHVSPTFAAFVELPGSHGITHGMYSSAATRKFVETFAAENVPERVKHYEINFVNMVLPNSELVTKLSHTGMINGRKIIKVEVLNKETEEAVLVGTAEVEQPVSAYVFTGQGSQEQGMGMDLYATSAVAKKIWDSADKHFLSHYGFSIIDIVKNNPKDITIHFGGTKGKQIRNNYMAMAYEKINDDGSTSVVPVFNTITEESTSFTFTHPSGLLSATQFTQPALTLMEKAAFEDMRAKGLAQQDCAFAGHSLGEYSALSAMADVLSIEALVDLVFLRGLTMQNAVRRDDLGRSEYGMVAANPSRVSPTFTDAALRFIVDHIGEQTKLLLEIVNYNVENQQYVVSGNLMSLCTLGHVLNFLKVQKIDFQKLIETLTLDQLKEQLSEIVEGCHEKTLKQKEEQGHLELERGFATIPLKIDVPFHSSFLRGGVRMFREYLLRKISPHQINVSKLRGKYIPNLTAKPFEISKEYFQNVYELTGSQRIKKILQNWDQYNS from the coding sequence ATGGTTGAGACTGGTTATGCATCTCCTCACGTTCATCAGTCGGTGAGATCGTTGGCTTTGACTTATGCCCATCTTTGTCCATCTATTTtaattccttcttcacAGTACCTTTTGGCGGCTCAAATTCGTGATGAGTTTCAAGCTAAATATGTTGCTCCATCCGCGGACGCCatcgaaaaagaaggagctGAATTAGAGTTTGAACATGAGCTTCATCTAATCGCCCGTTTCTTAGGTTTAGTCGCCtctaaggaagaaaagagccCTGATCAATATAATCAACTACTAAATACCATCACCCTTGAATTTGAACGTACTTTCTTAGCAGGAAACGAAGTTCATGCTGTTGTTCACAACGTGGGATTAAGTGTTCCAGCTCAAAAAGATGTTGTTTGCTATTACTATCGTTCTAGAGCTTTAACCGGTAGAGGGATGAAATTCCACGGGTCCGCTCTTTTGAATGACCCTTCTGCGAAGTTAAGTGCTATTTTTGGAGGCCAAGGATATGAAGACTACTTTGATGAATTAGCTGAGCTTTATGAAGTCTATGCTCCATTCGCTTCTGAACTTGTGCAAACTCTTTCCaagttccttttctctcttGTACAAAATGAACAGGCATCTAAAGTGTACTCTAAAGGCCTCAATGTACTTGATTGGCTCGCTGGCGAGCGACCAGAGCGCGATTACTTAGTTACTGCTCCTGTCTCCCTTCCTTTGGTTGGTCTTACTCAGCTTGTCCAGTTCTATGTTACTGCTCAAATATTGGGTCTTAATCCTGGTGAGCTTGCTTCTCGGTTTACCGCTGCCACTGGTCATTCCCAGGGTGTCATCGTTGCCGCTGCTGTTTCAGCTTCTACCGATCAACAGACTTTCATCGAAAACGCAAAGGTAGCTTTGACCACCCTATTTTGGATTGGCGTTCGCTCTCAACAAGTTTTCCCTACTACTACTCTTCCTCCTTCCGTAGTTGCAGATTCCGTCGCCAACTCAGAGGGCAATCCGTCTCCCATGTTAGCTGTCCGTGATCTTCCTTtagaaattttgaataagCATATAGAAATCACGAATACTCATCTTCCAGAAGATAGAAGAGTTTACCTCAGCCTTGTCAATGGCCCCAAAAGCTTTGTTGTCAGCGGTCCTGCTCGCTCTTTATATGGCTTAAATCTTACGCTTCGTAAAGAGAAGGCAGATGGTCAAAACCAAGCTCGTATTCCCcactcaaaaagaaaactacGCTTTGTTAATCGTTTCCTTAGCATCTCTGTTCCTTTCCATAATGCATACCTTGCCCCTACACGCTCtttgcttgaaaaagatttgaaGGGTATGGAGTTTTCTCCTCTTAGATTTCCTGTATATTCTACCGACGATGCCGGTGATCTCCGTTTTGAGAAACCATCTAACTTGCTTATGGCTCTTTCTGTAATGATTACCGAGAAAGTTGTTCATTGGGAGCAAGCTTGCAATTTCCCAGAGACAACCCACATTGTTGACTTTGGTCCTGGTGGTGTTTCTGGTGTCGGTGCTTTTACCCGCACTAACAAAGATGGCCAGGGTGTTCGTGTTATTGTTGCAGACGCTTTTGATGCCTTGGATCTTGGTTCCAAGACTGAATTATTTGATCGCGAGGTTAAGTCTGTTAAGTTCGCCCCTAATTGGGTAGATCTATACAAGCCTAAGCTTATCAAGAATAAGCTTGGTCGTGTATATGTTGAAACCAGACTTTCTAAAATGCTAGGCTTGCCTCCCTTGTGGGTTGCTGGTATGACTCCCACTAGTGTTCCCTGGGATTTCTGTTCCGCCGTCGCTAAGGCAGGCTATGCCTATGAACTTGCCGGTGGTGGCTACTTTAGCGCTAAAATGATGCGTGATGCTATCCATGAACTTTCCTTGAATATTCCTCCCGGCGCCGGAATTTGCATCAACCTAATTTACATTAATCCTCGTAGTTTTGCATGGCAAATCCCTTTGGTTCGCGAAATGGTTGCTGAAGGTTATCCCATTCGCGGTATCACCATTGCTGCTGGTATCCCTTCTTTGGAAGTTGCTAATGAATTGATTGAAACCTTGGGTGTTGAGTACATCTGCTTGAAGCCTGGATCTATCGAGGCTATTAATGCAGTCATCAACATTGCAAAAGCTAATCCTACCTTCCCTATTGTCATGCAGTGGACCGGTGGTCGTGCCGGTGGACACCActcttttgaagatttcCACGCTCCTATCTTACAAACTTACTCTTCCGTTCGTCGCTGTGACAACATTGTTCTTGTTGCCGGCAGTGGTTTTGGTGGAGCTGACGACACAGAACCATATTTGACTGGTGAATGGACTACTGCATTCAAGCTTCCTGCTATGCCATTTGATGGTATAATGTTTGGTTCCCGTCTCATGGTTGCTAAGGAAGCTCATACTTCTTTAGGTGCCAAAGAAGCAATTGTTGCTGCACCTGGTGTTACTGACGCCGAATGGGAGAAGACATACGATGGCCCTGCTGGTGGCATTGTCACGGTTATGTCTGAATTAGGTGAGCCAATTCATAAATTGGCTACCCGTGGTATCATGTTTTGGAAGGAGCTTGATAATACCATATTTGCTCTCCCACGCCCTAAGCGTGTTCCTGCTTTGCTTGCAAAGAAGCAGTATATCATTAAGCGTTTGAATGATGACTTCCAAAAAGTTTATTTCCCTGCTCGAATTGTTAAGCGCCTGTCTTCTGAGAAACTTCAGTTTGAAGCTGTTGATGGTGTCGAGGAAATGACTTATGCTGAAGTTTTATATCGGACTGTCGACCTGCTGTACGttacaaaggaaaagagaTGGATTGATCTCTCATTGCGTACCTTCACTGGTAACTTGATGCGTCGTATTGAAGAGCGTTTCACTAAGGAACTCGGCAAACACACCcttattgaaaattttgaagatttaaATGATCCATATCCCGTTGTTGCTCGTTTCCTTGAAGCATATCCTGAAGCCAACAACCAAATTATGAATACTCAAGAtgttcaatttttcttttctttgtgttCCAATCCTCTCCAAAAGCCTGTTCCTTTCATTCCTGCCATTGACGATACTTTCGAATACTACTTCAAGAAGGATTCCCTTTGGCAAAGTGAAGACCTCGGCGCTGTTGTTGGTGAGGACGTCGGTCGTGTTGCCATTCTTCAAGGACCTATGGCTGTTAGACATTCTACAAAGGTTAATGAACCTACCAAAGAACTTCTTGACGGCATCCACGAAGCTCACATCAAGCGTTTCATTGATCTTTACTATAATGGTGATGTTAATAAGGTTCCTACTGTTGAATATTTTGGTGGCGTAAAACCTGTTAATTTGCCTTCTTCTGCTGTGGATTCTGTTTCTGTCACAAAGAATCCCGGCGAGGAAATATATGATTTACCTGAAGCTGGATCTCTTCCTTCCGCAAAGGCTTGGTTTGAACTCTTAGCGGGCAAACAAGTTTCTTGGCGTAGAGCTATTTTCACCACCCAAAGAGTCGCCCAAGGTTGGAAACTTGAACAGAACCCTGTACGCAGGATCCTCGCACCTCGTCCCGGCCAACGTGTCGTTCTCAAGGGTCATGGAAATGATGCAGTTCTTGAAATGTATGAGCTCCAATGTGGTGAGCATGTGCTTGCTGTGCGTCTCAGCTTTGGCAATGACACCATTACTGTATCTATGTTTGAAAACCGCAATGCCCTCAAGAAGAATGTCAGTCTTGATTTCTTGTTCAAATATGACCCTTCTGTTGGCTACGCTCCTGTTGCAGAAATAATTGAAGGTAGAAATGATCGTATCAAACATTTCTACTGGCAATTATGGTTTGCTAATGAGCCATACCCCGAAAGTGCTTCCATTGCTGACACGTTTACTGGTGTTGAAACCACGATCACTGCTAATATGATTGAAGATTTCTGTAGAACTGTCGGAAACCACAATGAGGCTTATACTAACAGAGCTAACTGTAAGCGTATGGCTCCTATGGATTTTGCTATTGTTGTCGGTTGGCAAGCTATTACCAAGGCAATCTTCCCTAAGGCCATTGATGGTGATCTTTTACGTCTTGTTCATTTGTCCAACTCTTTCCGTATGGTTGGAAGCCCTTTGGTAGAGGGTGATAAGGTCACTACTGCTGCTACCATTACTGGTATTGTAAATAATGATTCCGGTAAAACTGTTACTGTTAAGGGAGTTGTTTATCGTGATAACAAGGAAGTGATCGAGGTCATCAGCCGCTTTTTGTATCGCGGTAACTTTAccgattttgaaaataccTTTGAACATACCCAAGAAACACCTATGCAACTCACTTTGGCTACCCCTAAGGATGTAGCAGTATTGCAATCTAAGAGCTGGTTCCAATTACTGGATCCTAGTCAGGATTTGTCTGGTTCTGTACTTACTTTCCGTTTAAATTCCTATGTTCGTTTTAAAAATCAATCTGTCAAGAGCTCCGTGCAAACCAAGGGTATTGTACTATCAGAATTGCCTTCTAAGGCTATTATTCAAATCGCTTCTGTTGATTTCCAATCCGTCGATTGTCATGGCAATCCAGTTATTGATTTCCTTAACCGTAATGCCAAACCCATTGAGCAACCActtgaatttgaaagcGGCGGTTATAGTGTCATTCAAACTACGGATGAAGGCTATTCACCTGTTTTTATTACCCCTCCTACCAACTCTCCCTATGCCGATGTTTCCGGTGATTACAATCCTATTCACGTTTCTCCTACCTTCGCTGCCTTTGTCGAGTTGCCTGGCTCACATGGTATTACACACGGTATGTACAGCTCTGCAGCCACTCGTAAGTTTGTTGAGACTTTTGCCGCAGAAAATGTTCCCGAGAGAGTTAAGCATTATGAGATTAACTTCGTTAATATGGTTCTTCCCAACTCTGAACTTGTCACTAAGCTTTCTCACACTGGTATGATTAATGGTCGAAAGATCATTAAGGTTGAGGTCTTAAACAAGGAAACTGAAGAGGCTGTCCTTGTCGGTACTGCTGAGGTTGAGCAACCTGTTTCTGCCTATGTATTTACTGGCCAGGGCTCTCAAGAACAAGGAATGGGTATGGACTTGTATGCTACTAGTGCTGTTGCCAAGAAAATTTGGGACAGTGCTGATAAGCATTTCTTGTCTCATTACGGATTTTCTATCATTGATATTGTCAAGAACAATCCCAAGGACATCACAATTCACTTTGGCGGTACTAAGGGTAAACAAATCCGTAACAATTACATGGCTATGGCTTacgaaaaaataaatgacGATGGGTCTACATCCGTTGTCCCTGTATTTAACACCATCACTGAAGAATCTACCTCCTTTACATTTACACATCCTTCCGGTCTGTTGTCGGCTACTCAATTTACTCAACCTGCTTTAACCTTGATGGAGAAGGCTGCTTTTGAGGACATGCGTGCTAAGGGATTAGCGCAACAAGATTGTGCTTTCGCCGGTCACTCTCTTGGTGAGTACTCTGCGTTGTCTGCTATGGCTGATGTTTTGTCCATCGAAGCCTTGGTTGACTTGGTGTTCCTTCGTGGTTTGACTATGCAAAATGCAGTCCGTCGTGATGACTTAGGACGCTCTGAATATGGTATGGTTGCCGCCAATCCTTCTCGTGTTTCCCCAACATTTACCGATGCTGCATTGCGATTTATTGTTGACCATATTGGtgaacaaacaaaactgTTGCTTGAAATTGTCAACTACAATGTTGAAAACCAGCAATATGTCGTTAGCGGTAACCTTATGAGTTTGTGTACCTTGGGCCATGTCTTAAACTTCCTTAAGGTTCAAAAGATTGACTTCCAAAAATTGATTGAAACTCTTACATTGGATCAATTGAAGGAACAATTATCGGAGATCGTTGAAGGTTGCCATGAGAAGACCTTGaagcaaaaggaagagCAAGGCCATTTGGAATTAGAACGTGGATTTGCTACCATTCCTCTGAAGATTGATGTACCTTTCCactcttctttcttgcGTGGAGGTGTTCGAATGTTCCGTGAATACTTGCTCAGGAAGATTTCTCCCCATCAAATCAATGTTTCCAAGTTACGCGGAAAATACATTCCCAACTTAACCGCTAAGCCATTCGAAATTAGCAAGGAATACTTCCAAAATGTCTATGAATTAACGGGATCTCAGCGCATCAAGaagattcttcaaaactGGGACCAATATAATTCTTAg
- the pup2 gene encoding 20S proteasome complex subunit alpha 5, Pup2: MFMTRSEYDRGVNTFSPEGRLFQVEYAIEAIKLGSTAIGVKSKDGVVLGVEKRLSSPLMESYSVEKLFEIDTNIGCAISGLTADARTIIDHARVQAQNHRFTYDEPQGVESITQSVCDLALRFGEGEEDEERIMSRPFGVALLVAGMDEHGPQLYHSEPSGTYFRYGAKAIGSGSEPAKTELVKEYHNDMTLQEAEVLILKVLRQVMEEKLNSKNVQLASVTSEKGFHIYTDEEMANAVHREEHRSD, from the exons ATGTTTATGACTAGATCAG AATACGATAGAGGTGTAAACACGTTTTCACCTGAAGGACGATTGTTTCAAGTAGAATATGCGATTGAAGCCATTAAGTTGGGATCAACTGCGATTGGCGTGAAATCAAAAGATGGAGTTGTTTTAGGTGTTGAAAAGAGACTTAGTAGTCCTTTAATGGAGTCATACTCCGTGGAAAAGCTATTTGAAATAGACACGAACATTGGCTGTGCCATCTCTGGTTTAACAGCAGACGCACGTACTATTATAGACCATGCTAGAGTGCAAGCACAGAACCATCGTTTCACTTACGATGAACCCCAAGGTGTAGAAAGTATTACCCAGTCTGTCTGTGATTTGGCTCTTCGTTTCGGTGAAGGAGAGGAAGACGAAGAACGCATTATGTCTCGTCCTTTTGGTGTGGCTCTCTTGGTGGCCGGTATGGATGAGCATGGTCCCCAACTATATCACTCGGAACCTTCTGGTACTTATTTCCGTTATGGTGCTAAAGCCATCGGTTCTGGCAGTGAGCCCGCAAAAACCGAGTTGGTCAAAGAATACCACAATGACATGACTCTTCAAGAAGCAGAGGTGTTGATTCTTAAAGTCCTTCGTCAAGTCATGGAAGAGAAGTTAAATTCGAAAAATGTACAACTCGCAAGTGTTACTTCTGAGAAGGGATTCCACATTTATACCGATGAAGAAATGGCTAATGCTGTTCATCGTGAAGAGCACAGATCAGATTAA